A region from the uncultured Bacteroides sp. genome encodes:
- a CDS encoding PLP-dependent transferase, which translates to MKKNNFESQVLHTPFEREDAYGSLSMPVYNTAAYEFATAEAMEEAFCGRTADHAYSRITNPTVQNFERKIQTATGAMSVTALNSGMAAISNVFIAIAQSGANVVTSAHLFGNTYSFLKSTLGAFGIEARCCDLTNMEEVKAQVDEHTCAIFLEVITNPQLEIADLKALAAISHEKGVPLIADTTVVPFHVFCAKEFGVDIEIVSSTKYISGGATSIGGLIVDYGTFDWSRSEKLAAMSREFGPATFTTKLRKEIHRNLGAYMTPQVAYMQTLGLETVEVRFARQAGTCLELAKRMQQLPEIESVNYTGLESNPYYKLSTEQFGALPGAMLTFDLASREACFCFMNKLQLIRRATNLFDNKSLAIHPASTIYGSFTAEQRQSMDISDKTIRLSVGLESVDDLLEDIVQALQ; encoded by the coding sequence ATGAAGAAAAACAATTTTGAATCACAGGTGCTGCATACCCCTTTCGAGAGAGAGGATGCCTACGGCTCTCTCTCTATGCCGGTGTATAACACTGCTGCTTATGAATTTGCTACGGCTGAGGCCATGGAAGAAGCTTTTTGCGGTCGTACGGCAGATCATGCTTATTCCCGTATTACTAACCCAACCGTGCAGAATTTCGAAAGAAAGATACAAACAGCCACAGGGGCGATGAGCGTTACAGCTCTTAATTCGGGCATGGCGGCTATAAGTAATGTTTTCATTGCAATAGCTCAGTCGGGTGCCAATGTGGTAACGTCGGCTCATCTTTTCGGGAATACGTATTCTTTTTTAAAGTCTACCCTTGGAGCTTTTGGCATTGAAGCCCGTTGTTGTGATCTTACTAACATGGAAGAAGTAAAGGCACAGGTAGACGAACATACTTGTGCCATTTTTTTGGAAGTAATAACGAACCCGCAGCTGGAAATTGCCGACCTGAAAGCATTGGCCGCCATTAGTCATGAAAAGGGGGTGCCTTTGATTGCCGATACTACGGTAGTGCCGTTTCATGTATTTTGTGCCAAAGAGTTTGGAGTGGATATAGAAATAGTATCAAGTACAAAATATATCTCCGGAGGGGCAACAAGCATCGGTGGATTGATCGTTGATTACGGAACCTTTGATTGGAGCCGTTCGGAGAAACTGGCTGCAATGAGCCGGGAGTTCGGCCCGGCTACTTTTACAACCAAACTACGTAAAGAAATTCATCGCAATCTTGGTGCTTACATGACTCCGCAAGTGGCTTACATGCAAACACTGGGACTGGAAACAGTGGAGGTACGTTTTGCACGTCAGGCCGGTACTTGTTTGGAACTGGCTAAACGCATGCAGCAGTTGCCCGAAATAGAGTCGGTGAATTATACCGGCTTGGAGAGCAATCCCTATTACAAACTGAGTACCGAACAATTTGGAGCTTTGCCGGGCGCTATGCTCACTTTCGATTTAGCTTCTCGCGAGGCTTGCTTTTGTTTCATGAATAAACTTCAACTTATCCGTCGGGCAACGAATTTGTTTGATAATAAATCGCTGGCTATTCATCCTGCCAGTACTATCTACGGTTCTTTTACAGCAGAACAAAGGCAAAGTATGGACATAAGCGATAAAACGATTCGTCTGTCTGTAGGATTGGAGAGTGTGGACGATTTATTGGAAGATATAGTACAAGCATTGCAGTAA
- a CDS encoding PatB family C-S lyase, whose protein sequence is MIYNFDEVVDRRNTDALKYDALQPRWGRKDLIPLWVADMDFRTPSFIIEALKKRLENEVLGYTMKPEAWYSAIINWVDKRFNWKISAEMLTFTPGIVPGLAMVIQSLTEEGDKVMVQPPVYHPFFLVTQHNNRKVVYNPLILENGQFRMDMERFKEDIKGCKLFILCNPHNPGGRVWAKEELQEVARICYENQTIVISDEIHADLTLPPHVHHSFATVSEEARLNSIVFMSPSKAFNMPGLSSSYCIIENDSIRRIFSAYVNGSELGEGHLFSFISVAAAYSNGTEWLEQVTAYIQGNIDFTDTYMKEHIPAIKVIRPQASYLIFLDCRDLGLSQEKLVNLFVDGAHLALNDGAIFGKEGIGFMRLNAACPQIVLKQALGQLQSACQKDQDIKR, encoded by the coding sequence ATGATATACAATTTTGATGAAGTAGTAGATCGTCGGAATACCGATGCTTTGAAGTATGACGCTTTGCAACCTCGTTGGGGGAGAAAAGATTTAATTCCGTTGTGGGTGGCCGATATGGATTTTCGTACACCCTCTTTTATCATTGAAGCACTGAAAAAAAGGCTGGAAAATGAAGTTTTGGGATACACCATGAAACCTGAGGCCTGGTATTCGGCTATTATAAACTGGGTGGACAAACGGTTTAATTGGAAGATCTCGGCCGAAATGCTAACTTTCACTCCGGGCATTGTTCCGGGACTGGCCATGGTTATTCAGTCTCTTACTGAAGAAGGAGACAAAGTAATGGTTCAACCGCCCGTATATCATCCTTTTTTCTTAGTAACACAACACAATAACAGAAAAGTAGTTTATAATCCGCTAATACTCGAAAATGGCCAGTTCCGTATGGATATGGAGCGTTTTAAGGAAGATATAAAAGGTTGTAAGCTCTTTATTCTTTGCAATCCGCATAATCCGGGAGGCAGAGTGTGGGCGAAAGAGGAGTTACAGGAAGTTGCCCGCATTTGCTATGAAAACCAAACGATTGTTATATCTGATGAGATTCATGCCGATCTTACGTTGCCCCCTCACGTACATCACTCTTTTGCCACGGTGTCCGAAGAGGCTAGACTAAACTCCATTGTATTCATGTCGCCCAGTAAAGCATTCAATATGCCGGGGCTCTCCAGTTCGTATTGCATTATTGAGAATGACAGCATACGAAGAATATTTAGTGCTTACGTCAATGGAAGCGAATTGGGTGAAGGACATTTGTTTTCGTTCATTAGTGTGGCAGCGGCTTACAGTAACGGAACAGAGTGGTTAGAACAAGTAACCGCTTATATTCAGGGAAATATTGATTTCACCGATACATATATGAAGGAGCACATACCAGCCATAAAGGTGATTCGTCCGCAGGCTTCATACCTCATTTTTCTCGATTGCCGTGATCTGGGGCTCAGCCAAGAGAAGCTGGTGAATCTTTTTGTAGACGGTGCCCATTTAGCACTCAATGATGGTGCCATTTTTGGTAAAGAAGGAATTGGCTTTATGCGCCTTAATGCTGCTTGTCCGCAGATTGTTTTGAAACAAGCTCTCGGGCAGTTGCAATCCGCTTGTCAAAAAGATCAAGATATTAAAAGATAG
- a CDS encoding Cof-type HAD-IIB family hydrolase has product MIKALFFDIDGTLVSFNTHIIPQSTIDALIELRTKGYKIFISTGRPRVAINNLSNLFFDGYITMNGSYCFGENDHVIYKSPIPQEDVDKMLSILSKEKGCPCVVVREKEMFICNPNSQVNEFIQLLKFPQIPEISIEKAGEEEVFQLSPFFTIEQEQKYLACLPHCESSRWYPTFTDVVCRGNSKQLGMDKIIEHFGINLEETMSFGDGGNDISMLRHAAIGVAMGNASEEVKEAADYITDSVDDNGIQKALKHFNII; this is encoded by the coding sequence ATGATAAAAGCCCTGTTTTTCGACATTGACGGGACACTCGTTAGTTTCAACACGCACATAATTCCGCAATCTACCATTGATGCATTAATTGAATTAAGAACTAAAGGATACAAGATATTTATCTCGACAGGGCGCCCCCGGGTAGCAATAAACAACTTAAGCAATCTGTTTTTCGACGGCTACATTACGATGAATGGCAGTTATTGTTTCGGTGAAAATGATCATGTAATATACAAAAGCCCCATTCCGCAAGAAGATGTAGACAAAATGCTCAGTATTTTATCGAAAGAAAAAGGATGCCCCTGCGTCGTTGTTCGTGAGAAAGAGATGTTCATCTGTAACCCCAATTCTCAAGTTAATGAATTTATTCAATTGTTGAAGTTCCCCCAAATACCGGAAATCAGCATTGAGAAAGCAGGAGAAGAAGAAGTCTTTCAACTATCCCCTTTTTTCACCATCGAACAAGAACAAAAATATTTAGCTTGTTTACCTCATTGCGAATCAAGCCGTTGGTATCCTACCTTTACAGACGTGGTTTGTCGGGGGAATAGTAAACAATTAGGGATGGATAAGATTATAGAGCATTTCGGCATTAATCTGGAAGAAACCATGTCTTTCGGAGACGGAGGAAACGACATCAGCATGTTGCGACATGCCGCCATTGGCGTAGCCATGGGAAACGCTTCCGAAGAGGTTAAAGAGGCCGCCGATTACATTACCGATTCGGTAGACGACAACGGGATCCAAAAGGCGCTTAAACATTTCAATATCATTTGA
- a CDS encoding tetratricopeptide repeat protein, whose translation MAENKMIDTDNPEFQDALNLIQYTRQSVFLTGKAGTGKSTFLKYICQNTKKKHVVLAPTGIAAINAGGSTMHSFFKLPFYPLLPDDPNMSLQRGRIHEFFKYAKQHRKLLEQIELVIIDEISMVRADIIDAIDRILRVYSHNLREPFGGKQILLVGDVFQLEPVVKSDEREIINRFYPTPYFFSARVFSEIDLVSIELKKVYRQTDKVFVNVLDHIRTNTAGAADLQLLNTRFGMSIEQSEEDMYITLATRRDNVDFINDKKLAELPGDPIVFHGEITGEFPESSLPTPKDLILKPGAQIIFIKNDYERRWVNGTIGTISGIDEEGTIYVITDDGKECDVKKDSWRNIRYKYNEKKKQIEEEELGVFVQYPIRLAWAITIHKSQGLTFSRVVIDFTGGVFAGGQAYVALSRCTSLEGIQLKKQISRADIFVRPEIVGFAERFNNRVAIEKALKQAQADVEYVEATKAFDAGNFEEFLEQFFKAIHSRYDIEKPAIRRFIRKKLGIINQLKNENSKLKEQMATQKQSLQKYAREYYLMGNECITGAHDVRAALANYDKALELYPEYVEAWVRKGVTFTNEREYTEAEACFNRAIKLSPIDFKAIYNRGKLRLKIEDIEGALADLDKATTLKPEHPSAHELFGDALLKIGKEDLASIQWRIAEELKKKKKK comes from the coding sequence ATGGCAGAGAACAAAATGATAGATACCGATAACCCGGAGTTTCAGGATGCGTTAAATCTGATACAATATACCCGCCAGTCTGTGTTCTTGACAGGAAAAGCAGGTACGGGAAAGTCTACGTTTCTAAAATACATCTGCCAAAACACCAAGAAGAAACACGTGGTGTTGGCGCCTACGGGCATTGCAGCCATTAACGCCGGAGGCAGCACCATGCACAGTTTCTTCAAATTACCTTTTTATCCGCTCTTACCCGACGATCCGAATATGAGCTTGCAACGGGGGCGCATACACGAGTTCTTTAAATACGCCAAGCAACACCGTAAATTACTGGAACAAATAGAGTTAGTTATCATCGATGAAATTTCAATGGTACGAGCCGACATTATTGATGCCATAGACCGCATATTACGCGTTTATTCGCATAATCTGCGCGAGCCCTTCGGCGGCAAACAGATTCTGCTGGTAGGCGATGTGTTTCAGTTGGAGCCGGTGGTGAAGAGTGATGAGCGAGAGATTATTAATCGCTTCTACCCTACCCCGTATTTCTTCTCGGCCAGAGTATTTTCCGAAATAGACCTTGTATCCATCGAACTAAAAAAAGTATACAGGCAGACTGATAAAGTGTTCGTAAATGTGCTCGATCATATACGCACTAACACTGCCGGAGCAGCCGATTTACAACTTCTCAACACACGCTTCGGAATGAGCATAGAGCAATCCGAAGAAGACATGTACATCACCTTAGCCACGCGTAGAGACAATGTAGATTTCATCAACGACAAAAAATTGGCAGAGCTACCGGGCGATCCGATTGTGTTTCATGGCGAAATAACCGGAGAATTTCCCGAAAGTAGCCTCCCCACGCCCAAAGATCTCATATTGAAACCCGGCGCTCAAATTATATTTATCAAGAATGATTACGAACGACGATGGGTGAACGGTACCATTGGCACAATAAGCGGCATTGATGAAGAGGGCACTATCTACGTCATCACCGACGACGGCAAAGAGTGCGACGTAAAGAAAGATTCATGGCGAAACATTCGCTATAAATACAATGAAAAGAAGAAGCAGATCGAGGAAGAAGAACTTGGGGTATTCGTGCAGTATCCCATTCGTCTGGCGTGGGCCATCACCATACACAAAAGTCAGGGACTAACCTTCAGTAGGGTAGTAATAGACTTTACCGGAGGTGTTTTTGCCGGCGGACAAGCATACGTGGCATTGAGCCGATGCACTTCCCTGGAAGGCATTCAGCTTAAAAAACAAATCAGTCGGGCCGACATTTTCGTCCGCCCCGAAATCGTTGGTTTTGCCGAAAGGTTTAACAACCGTGTGGCTATAGAAAAAGCACTCAAACAAGCACAAGCCGATGTGGAATATGTGGAGGCAACCAAAGCTTTCGATGCAGGAAATTTCGAGGAGTTTCTGGAACAATTCTTCAAAGCCATCCATTCGCGCTACGATATAGAGAAGCCCGCTATAAGACGATTTATTCGCAAAAAGCTGGGCATTATCAACCAGCTGAAGAATGAGAACAGTAAACTAAAAGAGCAAATGGCTACCCAAAAGCAAAGCTTGCAGAAATATGCCCGCGAATATTACCTGATGGGAAACGAGTGCATTACCGGAGCACATGATGTGCGTGCTGCTTTAGCCAATTACGACAAGGCACTGGAGTTATATCCCGAGTACGTTGAAGCTTGGGTGCGCAAAGGCGTTACCTTTACCAACGAAAGAGAATACACGGAAGCAGAAGCCTGTTTTAACAGAGCTATCAAACTCTCGCCAATTGATTTTAAAGCCATTTACAACCGGGGGAAACTGCGATTGAAGATTGAAGACATCGAAGGGGCACTAGCCGATCTTGATAAGGCCACCACACTGAAACCCGAACATCCGAGTGCTCACGAACTATTCGGCGATGCTCTGCTCAAAATCGGCAAAGAAGACCTGGCAAGCATACAGTGGCGAATAGCCGAAGAACTAAAGAAAAAGAAGAAGAAATAA
- a CDS encoding AsmA-like C-terminal region-containing protein, with protein sequence MKKGLKITAIVLGIILLLMFILPFAFRGKIEKTVKSEGNKMLNAQFDFASLDISLFKNFPRASITLNDFWLKGVNEFKNDTLVHAGKVTAAINLFSLFGSNGYSVSKISVEDTQIHAIVLANGKVNWDIMKPDSTAQATSTAEESPFKMNMKKMTTQNMTIIYDDRQANMYAEINNLNGSCSGDLGSDRTTLKVEAETQSLTFKMDGIPFLNKANVQAKMDIDADLVNSKYTFSKSEVNLNAIKAGIDGWVAMRDPAIDIDLKLNTSEVGFKEILSLVPAIYAKEFESIKTEGKATLTAYAKGTLQGDTVPQFDATLDVKNAMFRYPSLPAGVDQINIHANAKNPGGSADLTEITVSPFSFRLAGNPFSITASVKTPISDPDFKAEAKGTLNLGMIKQVYPLENMELNGTVVANMQMAGRLSYAEKEQYDKFHAAGTIALANMKLKVKDMPDVEIKKSLLTFTPKDLQLSETTVNIGKNDITADSRFENYMGYALKDKTLKGTLNIRSNHFNLNDFMTVDSTTTATTAAETGIVEVPKNIDFQMDANMKEVLFDKMTFTNMNGKLTVKDGKADMKNLSMSTMGGNVVMNGYYSTQEVEKPKMNADFRMTNINFAQAYKELDMVQKMAPVFENLKGNFSGNISVLSDIDKTMSPIPILNTMQGKGSLSTKDLNLSDIKTIDMIAEAVKKPSLKEMKVKDLTIDFTIKDGRVATKPFDIKMGEYNMNLSGTTGLDQTIDYSGKVKLPASAGSLSQLSTLDLKIGGTFNSPKVSIDTKSMASQAAETVKNKAIEKLGKKLGLDSATTASTDSLKKKVTEKATEKIMDFLKKKIK encoded by the coding sequence ATGAAAAAGGGTCTAAAGATAACAGCAATTGTACTGGGCATCATTCTTCTTTTGATGTTCATCCTGCCTTTCGCTTTCCGCGGAAAGATAGAGAAAACAGTAAAAAGCGAGGGCAACAAAATGCTCAATGCACAATTTGACTTCGCTAGTTTAGATATCAGCCTGTTCAAAAACTTCCCCAGGGCTTCCATCACCCTTAATGACTTCTGGCTCAAAGGCGTAAATGAATTTAAAAACGACACCCTTGTGCATGCCGGAAAAGTAACGGCAGCCATCAATCTGTTTTCACTCTTCGGCAGTAACGGATACAGCGTGTCCAAAATATCCGTTGAAGACACTCAGATACACGCCATCGTTTTAGCAAACGGCAAAGTAAACTGGGACATTATGAAGCCCGATAGCACCGCACAAGCTACTTCGACAGCAGAAGAGTCGCCCTTCAAGATGAATATGAAGAAAATGACGACCCAAAACATGACCATCATTTACGATGATCGCCAGGCCAACATGTATGCCGAGATCAACAACCTCAACGGCTCCTGCTCGGGAGATCTGGGCAGTGACCGCACTACGCTGAAGGTGGAAGCCGAAACCCAAAGTCTGACCTTTAAGATGGATGGCATTCCCTTCCTGAACAAAGCCAACGTACAGGCCAAAATGGATATAGATGCCGACCTGGTAAACAGCAAATATACGTTCAGTAAAAGTGAAGTTAACCTGAACGCCATCAAAGCCGGTATAGACGGATGGGTAGCGATGAGAGATCCTGCCATAGACATAGACTTAAAGCTCAACACCAGTGAAGTAGGCTTCAAAGAGATACTTTCACTTGTTCCGGCCATCTACGCCAAAGAATTTGAAAGCATTAAAACCGAAGGTAAGGCTACCCTAACGGCCTACGCCAAAGGCACGCTTCAGGGAGACACCGTTCCACAGTTCGACGCTACGCTCGATGTAAAAAATGCAATGTTCCGTTATCCGTCACTCCCTGCCGGAGTCGATCAAATTAACATCCATGCGAATGCAAAAAACCCCGGAGGGAGTGCCGACCTGACTGAAATAACCGTCAGTCCATTTAGCTTCCGGCTAGCCGGAAACCCGTTTAGCATCACTGCTTCCGTAAAAACACCAATCAGTGATCCCGACTTCAAAGCAGAAGCCAAAGGAACGCTGAATCTGGGCATGATCAAACAAGTTTATCCCCTTGAAAACATGGAGCTAAATGGTACCGTTGTTGCCAACATGCAGATGGCCGGACGGCTCTCTTATGCAGAAAAAGAGCAGTATGACAAGTTCCATGCCGCAGGCACCATCGCTCTTGCAAATATGAAGTTGAAAGTGAAAGACATGCCCGATGTGGAAATCAAAAAATCACTTCTAACTTTTACTCCCAAAGATCTGCAACTAAGCGAAACAACCGTTAACATCGGCAAGAACGACATTACGGCAGACAGCCGTTTCGAAAACTATATGGGATATGCACTGAAAGATAAAACACTGAAAGGCACGCTCAATATACGTTCCAACCACTTCAATCTGAACGATTTTATGACGGTAGACAGCACCACAACCGCAACTACCGCCGCAGAAACCGGAATTGTGGAGGTTCCTAAAAATATCGATTTCCAGATGGATGCCAATATGAAAGAAGTTCTCTTCGATAAGATGACCTTTACCAATATGAACGGCAAGTTGACCGTAAAAGACGGCAAGGCAGATATGAAGAACCTTTCGATGAGCACCATGGGAGGAAACGTGGTGATGAATGGTTACTACTCAACCCAAGAGGTGGAAAAGCCAAAAATGAATGCAGATTTCCGCATGACCAACATCAACTTTGCCCAAGCATATAAAGAGCTGGATATGGTACAAAAGATGGCTCCGGTATTCGAGAACCTGAAAGGTAACTTCTCCGGCAACATCAGCGTTCTCTCAGATATAGACAAAACAATGAGCCCTATACCTATACTAAATACAATGCAGGGTAAAGGCAGCCTCTCTACCAAAGACTTGAATCTAAGCGACATAAAAACCATAGACATGATAGCCGAAGCCGTGAAAAAACCGTCCTTAAAAGAGATGAAGGTAAAAGACCTGACGATCGATTTTACGATAAAAGACGGACGGGTAGCGACTAAGCCCTTCGATATCAAGATGGGAGAATACAACATGAATCTTTCCGGAACCACGGGACTGGATCAAACCATCGACTATTCGGGTAAAGTAAAACTCCCCGCTTCTGCCGGATCGCTGTCGCAACTGTCAACGCTCGATTTAAAGATCGGAGGAACATTCAACTCACCCAAAGTATCAATAGATACCAAGAGCATGGCTTCTCAAGCTGCCGAAACCGTAAAGAACAAGGCTATAGAGAAGCTGGGTAAGAAACTAGGGTTAGATTCTGCTACAACAGCCAGCACAGACTCTTTGAAGAAAAAAGTAACTGAGAAAGCTACTGAAAAGATAATGGACTTTTTAAAGAAAAAGATAAAATAA
- a CDS encoding L-threonylcarbamoyladenylate synthase: MLLRLYENNNNPQDLQQIVDILNDGGLIIYPTDTMYAIGCHGLKERAIERICKIKDIDPRKNNLSIICYDLSSISEYAKVDNNTFKLMKRNLPGPFTFILSTGSKLPKIFKNRKEVGIRMPDNHITSEIARLLNAPIMTTTLPHDKKEEIEYLTTPELIEEKFGNIVDLVVDGGIGGIEPSTIVNCVNGEAEITRQGLGELKDI, encoded by the coding sequence ATGCTTTTGAGATTGTATGAGAACAATAATAATCCGCAGGATCTGCAACAAATTGTAGATATACTTAACGACGGAGGATTGATTATTTACCCTACGGACACAATGTATGCCATTGGTTGTCATGGGCTGAAAGAACGTGCTATAGAACGTATATGCAAAATTAAAGACATAGACCCACGTAAAAACAACCTATCCATCATTTGTTACGACTTGAGTAGTATAAGCGAATATGCCAAGGTAGACAATAATACATTCAAATTAATGAAGCGTAATCTGCCAGGCCCCTTCACTTTCATATTAAGCACCGGCAGTAAACTACCCAAAATATTCAAGAACCGAAAAGAGGTGGGTATCCGTATGCCCGATAATCATATCACAAGCGAAATAGCCCGTTTACTCAATGCTCCCATCATGACTACCACCCTACCCCATGACAAAAAAGAAGAGATAGAATATCTCACTACACCGGAACTAATAGAAGAGAAATTCGGTAATATAGTCGATCTGGTTGTAGATGGCGGCATTGGTGGCATCGAACCGTCCACCATTGTAAACTGTGTTAATGGCGAGGCGGAGATTACCCGCCAGGGTTTAGGAGAGCTGAAAGATATTTAG
- the nagB gene encoding glucosamine-6-phosphate deaminase — MRLIIQPDYQAISKWAANYVVARINKAQPTVEKPFVLGLPTGSSPLGMYKELIDLYKKGLVSFKHVVTFNMDEYVGLPQSHPESYYSFMWNNFFSHVDVLPGNVNILNGNAADLEAECADYEAKIETYDGVDLFLGGIGPDGHIAFNEPGSSLSSRTRVKTLTTDTIIANSRFFDDDVNKVPKTSLTVGVGTVLSAKEVLIIVNGHNKARALYHAVEGAISQMWTISALQMHQKGIIVCDDAATFELKVGTYRYFKDIEAANLDPTSLL, encoded by the coding sequence ATGAGACTTATTATTCAACCTGACTATCAGGCTATCTCTAAATGGGCGGCCAACTATGTGGTTGCTCGCATCAATAAAGCTCAACCTACCGTAGAAAAGCCTTTTGTGCTTGGATTACCCACCGGTTCTTCTCCGTTGGGCATGTACAAAGAGTTAATCGACCTGTACAAAAAAGGCTTGGTATCGTTTAAACATGTAGTAACGTTCAATATGGACGAATATGTTGGTTTGCCTCAGTCGCATCCTGAAAGCTATTATTCGTTTATGTGGAACAATTTTTTCAGTCATGTAGACGTATTACCCGGTAATGTGAATATACTGAATGGTAATGCTGCCGATTTAGAGGCGGAATGTGCTGATTATGAGGCTAAAATAGAAACTTATGACGGAGTCGACTTGTTCCTTGGAGGTATAGGTCCCGATGGGCATATTGCGTTCAATGAGCCGGGTTCTTCTCTTTCTTCCCGTACACGTGTGAAGACGTTGACCACTGATACTATTATTGCCAATTCCCGTTTTTTCGATGATGATGTGAACAAGGTACCTAAAACATCTCTTACAGTAGGAGTGGGTACAGTGCTTTCGGCTAAAGAGGTATTGATTATAGTGAATGGGCACAACAAAGCACGTGCACTTTATCATGCGGTAGAGGGTGCTATTTCGCAGATGTGGACTATCAGCGCATTACAGATGCATCAGAAAGGTATTATTGTTTGTGACGATGCGGCCACTTTTGAGCTGAAGGTAGGCACGTACCGTTACTTTAAGGACATTGAAGCAGCAAATCTCGATCCGACTTCCTTGCTATAA